A stretch of Paracoccus seriniphilus DNA encodes these proteins:
- a CDS encoding histidine phosphotransferase family protein translates to MTVDTTRMLPEDLATLVGSRLCHDLVSPLGAIGNGIELLEMSPDFPGLATSPEMSLIAQSVKAARDRIHAFRMAFGQARSDQRVADRELRDLLLGASAQGRLQIELDAQGDFPRSEVRMLMLAVMCLDTAMPWGGRLSAQHDSAGWKLRAEAERVKQDDALWAWLDEAAECEGRRIAPAEVQFPLLARAVHNAGRRLTWHLDETGGDISF, encoded by the coding sequence ATGACTGTCGACACAACGCGGATGTTACCCGAAGATCTGGCCACGCTGGTGGGATCACGCCTGTGCCATGATCTTGTTTCTCCCCTTGGTGCCATCGGAAATGGCATCGAACTGCTGGAAATGTCACCGGATTTCCCCGGTCTGGCAACCAGCCCCGAAATGTCCCTGATCGCGCAATCGGTCAAGGCCGCGCGCGACCGGATTCATGCCTTCCGAATGGCCTTTGGCCAGGCCCGATCAGACCAGCGGGTTGCGGATCGCGAATTGCGCGACCTGCTGCTTGGCGCGTCGGCACAGGGCCGGCTGCAGATCGAACTGGACGCGCAGGGAGATTTTCCCCGCAGCGAGGTCAGAATGCTGATGCTGGCGGTGATGTGCCTTGATACCGCAATGCCATGGGGCGGACGGCTCTCTGCGCAGCATGACTCTGCGGGCTGGAAGTTGCGGGCCGAGGCCGAGCGCGTGAAACAGGATGACGCCCTGTGGGCATGGCTGGACGAAGCGGCGGAATGCGAAGGCCGCAGAATTGCCCCTGCGGAGGTGCAGTTTCCATTGCTTGCGCGGGCGGTGCACAATGCGGGACGCAGGCTGACATGGCATCTGGATGAGACCGGCGGCGACATCAGTTTCTGA
- a CDS encoding metallophosphoesterase family protein gives MTRILHTADIHLDSPLRSLAMRDEGLREVVRTATRTAFTRIVDAALSHEVAALLISGDLFDGAERSAKTGAFLTGQLDRLREAGIAVFYIKGNHDAENPITGEVKLPENVHVFDGRGGKKRLGDRDIWIHGVSFSGRHAPDSLLPKFHAPEPDAINIAMLHTSLAGAEGHDTYAPCALADLTAAGFDYWALGHVHKRQIHSSAPWVVMPGIPQGRDIGEAGPKSATLLHLSDDGITIEEIPTSAAEFMEHRLDVSPCSGDDELRSHLRATMQDIAGRLNSDAGLLRLRFTGRSERRWQILRDADQWAETARDMAAETGAIWLDKISFDLDTTEEGTDTASAVSELAALMDDIRSEPGFAAEITATLSAMLSELPAHRRAHVAADEATAERLGQELAGDGALHVIAAMRGASE, from the coding sequence ATGACCAGAATCCTGCATACCGCCGATATTCATCTGGATTCCCCGCTCAGATCGCTTGCCATGCGGGATGAAGGTCTGCGCGAAGTGGTCCGCACCGCGACACGGACGGCTTTCACGCGGATCGTCGATGCAGCCCTGTCCCATGAAGTCGCCGCCCTGCTGATTTCCGGCGACCTGTTCGACGGGGCCGAGCGCAGCGCCAAGACCGGCGCATTTCTGACAGGTCAACTGGACCGGCTGCGCGAGGCCGGGATCGCGGTGTTCTACATCAAGGGCAATCACGACGCGGAAAACCCGATCACGGGAGAGGTCAAACTGCCCGAGAATGTCCATGTCTTTGACGGGCGCGGCGGCAAGAAGCGATTGGGTGATCGCGACATCTGGATCCATGGGGTCAGTTTCAGCGGGCGTCACGCCCCCGACAGCCTGCTGCCGAAATTCCACGCGCCCGAACCGGATGCCATCAATATCGCCATGCTGCATACCTCACTCGCGGGGGCCGAGGGCCATGACACCTATGCGCCCTGCGCGCTTGCCGATCTGACGGCCGCGGGATTTGACTATTGGGCTCTGGGTCATGTGCACAAGCGCCAGATACACAGCAGCGCACCCTGGGTGGTAATGCCCGGCATTCCGCAGGGCCGCGACATTGGCGAGGCCGGCCCGAAATCGGCCACGCTGCTGCATCTGTCCGATGACGGCATCACCATCGAGGAAATCCCGACTTCGGCCGCCGAATTTATGGAACACCGACTTGATGTCAGCCCCTGCTCCGGCGACGATGAATTGCGCAGCCATCTGCGCGCCACCATGCAGGATATCGCGGGCAGGCTGAACTCCGATGCCGGATTGCTTCGCCTGCGCTTTACAGGTCGCAGCGAAAGGCGCTGGCAGATCCTGCGCGACGCCGATCAATGGGCCGAAACCGCACGTGACATGGCTGCCGAGACCGGTGCGATCTGGCTGGACAAGATCAGCTTTGATCTCGACACGACCGAAGAAGGCACCGACACCGCGTCCGCCGTCAGCGAGCTTGCAGCCCTGATGGATGACATCCGCAGCGAGCCGGGCTTCGCGGCCGAGATCACCGCCACCCTGTCCGCGATGCTGTCGGAACTGCCCGCGCATCGGCGTGCTCATGTTGCCGCCGATGAGGCCACGGCCGAACGTCTGGGGCAGGAGCTGGCCGGCGACGGGGCACTTCATGTCATCGCAGCCATGCGGGGTGCCTCGGAATGA
- a CDS encoding AAA family ATPase, giving the protein MMRLRQLSLDLFGQFSGKTYDFGAATPGKPDFHIIYGPNEAGKTTTMEAFLRLLYGFPHRDGYDFLHQRKNLRVSGVLDIDGQSHDLVRLPKRDGSLVDGSGNALPEMILQNALGRLSLDDYRTLLCLDDETIEKGGEEIVKSRGDIGKLLFSAAAGVSDLTRVLDGIREQADLLYRKRASSTELARLKKELAETDKRIKELDIPASAYRKLRQGFDLARTEEDATRQERSRLRRKHARTEAQSKALPLIARIDALDASLTSCAHYPERLDFNPEDLVELLTQQTSAQGETDRLKALLQDLKAQRDAITRRPDLLSLGQALEELDILRSRDATARLDLQRRQEELRQVLADMQLAARNMQAAPDMNLQDLVPTEPELAELEAARSALHSAEQQLDAEQKEVARLKTRLDRAEAARDALGQGDETGAKVGQILERFSLDSLAPQHAAAQQAVADARTRMQDALHALTIQGRTFDPLPACRINADEAEELARQFRRLEERLEKAQEEDRRLAKEEDTHRLQIEGLIESHGLISDETAQAQLDARDKAWAQHRATLDEDSANHFEAAMRQVDASAQARLTHVRDQERLRHAQQELASLRVQREHQARIIQDLRDQCDALRAPLVEAAADLGLDPDISPAVFANWAIKRDAASAANQKLVQVTAQHQPSFDKAARLVAALSAEMDLDAPDFDTLVAKARQLQQQEQTRREQSAQARKSCDDLQAELTSRQNNLDEIAKAAQAARQRWHDLVQNSFKGQLSPDSLIHSLAPLGKLREFSVRRDNIQRQINGMERDQKAYAARLADLAEKHGVAADAGPEDLYDTLRELARQAAESESRYVALCGQIEKAEHALVPQQQILTRIAQRVEQLAALFPPDLPTATLPQLRQTALQAQKVIEDRQRRRDLVDEACAVLGASSLEEARKELEGCDPNALAAALADLDADLQRIDTALDEAIATRSAKERDLAAVTGDSDIAELTETRATLEAQIEETVMRYLTLDLGHRLADEAIRRYRDSHRSTMMEATERAFRDLTNGAYGRLTTQPSGNGETLLALDQAGMAKQAQDMSKGTRFQLFLALRAAAYEQLVAQGTCLPFFCDDIFETFDEERTRSACRLMGRIGQTGQAIYLTHHRHVVDIARQEFGEDLTLHAIHSAR; this is encoded by the coding sequence ATGATGCGGCTTCGCCAGCTTTCGCTTGACCTCTTCGGCCAGTTCTCCGGCAAGACCTATGACTTCGGCGCGGCCACGCCCGGCAAGCCGGATTTCCACATCATCTACGGCCCCAATGAGGCCGGGAAGACCACCACGATGGAGGCCTTTCTGCGCCTTCTTTACGGATTCCCCCATCGCGACGGCTATGATTTCCTGCATCAACGAAAGAACCTGCGGGTTTCGGGTGTTCTGGATATCGACGGGCAAAGCCACGATCTGGTCCGCCTGCCCAAACGCGATGGCTCATTGGTGGATGGCTCTGGCAATGCCCTGCCGGAAATGATCCTGCAGAACGCGCTGGGGCGGCTGAGTCTTGATGACTATCGCACCCTGCTGTGCCTTGATGACGAGACCATCGAAAAGGGCGGCGAGGAAATCGTCAAAAGTCGCGGCGATATCGGCAAGCTGCTCTTTTCGGCGGCGGCCGGGGTCAGCGATCTGACCAGGGTTCTGGACGGCATTCGCGAACAGGCCGATCTGCTGTATCGCAAACGCGCCAGCAGCACCGAACTGGCGCGACTCAAGAAGGAACTGGCCGAAACCGACAAGCGCATCAAGGAGTTGGACATCCCGGCCAGCGCCTATCGCAAGCTGCGCCAGGGCTTTGATCTTGCCCGCACAGAGGAAGACGCCACCAGACAGGAACGCAGCCGGCTGCGCCGGAAACATGCCCGTACCGAAGCACAAAGCAAGGCCCTGCCCCTGATTGCACGGATCGACGCGCTGGACGCCAGCCTGACCTCATGTGCCCATTATCCTGAACGACTGGATTTCAATCCCGAAGATCTGGTCGAACTGCTGACCCAGCAAACCAGCGCTCAAGGCGAAACCGACAGGCTGAAGGCGCTTTTGCAGGATCTGAAGGCACAGCGCGACGCCATCACACGCCGCCCCGATCTGCTGAGCCTGGGTCAGGCTCTGGAAGAGCTGGATATCCTGCGCAGCCGCGATGCAACCGCCCGGCTTGACCTGCAGCGGCGACAGGAAGAACTGCGACAGGTGTTGGCGGATATGCAGCTGGCCGCGCGTAACATGCAGGCTGCGCCCGACATGAACCTTCAGGATCTGGTGCCGACCGAGCCTGAGCTGGCCGAACTGGAGGCGGCACGCTCTGCGCTGCACAGCGCAGAGCAACAGCTGGACGCCGAACAGAAGGAAGTCGCCCGTCTGAAGACCCGTCTGGACAGGGCAGAGGCCGCCCGTGACGCATTGGGTCAGGGCGATGAGACCGGCGCAAAGGTCGGGCAAATCCTCGAGCGGTTTTCGCTGGACAGCCTGGCCCCGCAACATGCCGCCGCACAGCAGGCCGTCGCCGATGCCAGGACCCGAATGCAGGACGCGCTGCATGCGCTGACCATTCAGGGCCGGACATTCGACCCGCTGCCCGCCTGCCGGATCAATGCAGATGAGGCCGAGGAACTGGCCCGGCAGTTCCGCAGGCTGGAAGAGCGGCTGGAAAAGGCGCAGGAGGAAGACAGGCGCCTTGCGAAAGAGGAAGACACCCATCGGCTGCAGATCGAGGGATTGATCGAAAGCCACGGGCTGATCAGCGATGAAACCGCGCAGGCCCAGCTTGATGCACGTGACAAGGCCTGGGCGCAGCATCGCGCAACCCTGGACGAAGACAGCGCCAATCATTTCGAAGCCGCCATGCGACAGGTCGACGCCAGCGCGCAGGCCCGGCTGACCCATGTCCGAGATCAGGAACGTCTGCGTCATGCGCAACAGGAATTGGCCAGCCTGCGGGTTCAGCGCGAACATCAGGCCCGCATCATTCAGGACCTGCGGGACCAATGCGATGCCCTGCGCGCGCCCTTGGTCGAGGCGGCTGCGGACTTGGGCCTCGATCCGGACATCTCGCCTGCGGTCTTTGCCAATTGGGCCATCAAGCGCGACGCGGCCAGCGCCGCCAATCAGAAACTGGTCCAGGTCACGGCCCAACATCAGCCAAGCTTTGACAAAGCCGCGCGCCTGGTGGCGGCGCTGTCAGCGGAAATGGATCTGGACGCGCCCGATTTCGACACGCTGGTCGCCAAGGCGCGGCAGTTGCAACAGCAAGAGCAGACACGGCGTGAACAAAGCGCGCAGGCCCGCAAGAGCTGCGATGATCTGCAGGCCGAACTGACATCGCGCCAAAATAATCTGGACGAGATCGCCAAGGCCGCGCAAGCCGCGCGGCAGCGATGGCATGATCTGGTTCAGAACAGTTTCAAGGGCCAGTTGTCGCCAGATAGCTTGATTCACAGCCTGGCACCCCTTGGCAAGTTGCGCGAGTTCTCGGTCCGGCGGGACAATATCCAACGTCAGATCAACGGCATGGAGCGGGATCAAAAGGCCTATGCCGCCCGGCTGGCCGATCTGGCGGAGAAACATGGGGTTGCCGCAGATGCCGGTCCCGAGGATCTCTATGACACCTTGCGCGAACTGGCACGACAGGCCGCCGAATCCGAAAGCCGATATGTTGCGCTTTGCGGACAGATCGAAAAGGCCGAGCATGCGCTGGTACCACAGCAGCAAATCCTGACCCGCATCGCGCAGCGGGTCGAACAACTGGCAGCGCTCTTCCCGCCCGATCTGCCAACTGCGACCCTGCCCCAGTTGCGCCAGACTGCCCTGCAGGCCCAGAAGGTGATCGAGGACCGTCAGCGGCGCAGAGATCTGGTCGATGAAGCCTGCGCGGTACTGGGGGCATCCTCTCTGGAAGAGGCGCGCAAGGAACTGGAAGGTTGCGACCCCAATGCGCTTGCAGCCGCCCTGGCCGATCTGGATGCCGACCTGCAGCGTATCGATACGGCGCTGGATGAGGCCATCGCGACCCGCAGCGCCAAAGAGCGCGATCTTGCCGCCGTCACGGGGGATTCAGATATCGCGGAACTGACCGAGACCAGGGCCACGCTGGAAGCCCAGATCGAAGAAACGGTGATGCGCTACCTGACGCTGGATCTGGGACATCGTCTGGCAGACGAGGCCATCCGCCGCTATCGCGACAGCCATCGCAGCACCATGATGGAGGCAACCGAGCGGGCATTCCGCGACCTGACCAATGGTGCCTACGGCAGATTGACCACCCAGCCTTCGGGGAACGGTGAAACGCTGCTCGCGCTGGATCAGGCAGGCATGGCCAAACAGGCGCAGGACATGTCCAAGGGAACACGCTTCCAGCTGTTTCTGGCGCTGCGGGCAGCCGCCTATGAACAATTGGTGGCGCAGGGCACCTGTCTGCCATTCTTCTGCGACGATATCTTCGAAACTTTCGATGAAGAGCGGACACGCTCGGCCTGTCGGCTGATGGGCCGCATCGGGCAGACGGGGCAGGCCATCTATCTGACCCATCATCGCCATGTCGTCGACATCGCCCGGCAGGAATTCGGCGAGGATCTGACTCTGCACGCAATTCATTCGGCTCGATAA
- a CDS encoding RidA family protein: MENTIVRHHTGQRMSQIVIHGDTIYLAGQVGRPGGSVAEQTQDCLASIEKLLEEAGSDKEHMLQATIWLASMDDFDEMNSVWDKWVPEGHAPTRACGEARLATPDYKVEIILTAARSNGTAA, from the coding sequence ATGGAAAATACCATCGTCCGGCATCACACCGGTCAACGCATGTCTCAGATCGTCATCCATGGGGACACGATCTATCTGGCCGGTCAGGTCGGTCGCCCGGGGGGAAGCGTCGCCGAGCAGACGCAGGACTGCCTTGCGTCGATCGAAAAACTTCTGGAAGAGGCCGGTTCCGACAAGGAACATATGCTTCAGGCGACCATCTGGCTGGCCTCTATGGACGATTTTGATGAAATGAATTCCGTCTGGGACAAATGGGTGCCGGAAGGGCACGCACCGACCCGTGCCTGTGGTGAAGCGCGCCTTGCCACGCCCGATTACAAGGTCGAGATCATCCTGACTGCCGCCCGCAGCAATGGGACAGCGGCCTGA
- a CDS encoding DMT family transporter translates to MQPDQGLKAAGLALAASAVLSFIDNFVAAVSQEAGLWQFQVFRTLFALPLLILAARISGQGIRPVNLPRLALRSLAVSVGLLIYFAALGSLPVSQAGAGLFSAPLWVALLSVVLFRQNIGLIGTGAVLLGFVGALMLLQPDLANLTTLSLLPLAAGFFYGLGMMLTRHLCAEESAIALALGIFITIGLAAVIMLCVVTIWPGDAFISVPWVAPSTRFIWLTLLQAVGSICAVTLIAQAYRIGTPAVVAVFEYSFLVFASLWAFLLWGSGTNALAWAGIALILTSGMLMAQSRKGRGRNAVAN, encoded by the coding sequence ATGCAGCCTGATCAGGGGCTGAAAGCGGCCGGGCTGGCCCTGGCTGCTTCGGCGGTGCTGAGTTTCATAGACAATTTCGTTGCGGCGGTCAGTCAGGAAGCCGGGCTGTGGCAGTTTCAGGTCTTTCGAACATTGTTTGCCCTGCCCCTGTTGATCCTTGCCGCAAGAATTTCGGGGCAGGGGATCCGTCCGGTGAACCTGCCCCGACTGGCCCTGCGCAGCCTTGCGGTATCCGTCGGTCTGCTGATCTATTTCGCGGCCCTTGGCAGCCTGCCGGTGTCTCAGGCGGGTGCTGGACTGTTCAGCGCCCCGCTTTGGGTTGCCCTGCTGTCGGTTGTCCTGTTCCGTCAGAACATCGGCCTCATCGGCACGGGCGCGGTTCTGCTTGGCTTCGTCGGGGCGCTGATGCTGTTGCAGCCTGATCTGGCGAATCTGACCACGCTGTCGCTCTTGCCTCTGGCGGCCGGATTTTTCTATGGGCTTGGCATGATGCTGACACGACATCTTTGCGCTGAGGAAAGCGCGATCGCGCTGGCCCTGGGGATTTTCATCACCATCGGTCTGGCAGCAGTGATCATGCTTTGTGTGGTGACGATCTGGCCCGGAGATGCCTTCATTTCGGTGCCATGGGTTGCTCCCAGCACGCGTTTCATCTGGCTGACATTGCTTCAGGCGGTCGGGTCGATCTGCGCGGTGACCCTGATCGCACAGGCCTATCGGATCGGGACGCCCGCCGTCGTCGCCGTGTTCGAATATTCCTTCCTGGTCTTTGCCAGCCTCTGGGCCTTTCTGCTTTGGGGCAGTGGCACGAATGCGCTGGCCTGGGCCGGGATCGCGCTCATCCTGACCTCGGGTATGCTGATGGCGCAAAGCCGGAAAGGCAGGGGCAGGAATGCCGTTGCAAATTGA
- a CDS encoding cysteine hydrolase family protein yields the protein MTTTKKRDLIEGRAALVVIDIMKSAFAPIPDDKRAIAHMPDYAERMARSKLAIDKAREAGIPIVFIKEVHRADLIDMGRETDGDEDIHCLDNNPLTEFAEEELGMLPDDYRIAKRRYSAFYGTDLEILLKGLKADTLILVGGLTDVCVHYTFVDAHQGDYFCRVIEDCVAGSSLEAHQASLKAMEYLQHGAVRSLDEVLSAMQAQAESHAA from the coding sequence ATGACCACCACGAAGAAACGTGACCTGATCGAAGGGCGTGCCGCGCTTGTCGTCATCGACATCATGAAATCGGCTTTCGCGCCCATTCCCGATGACAAGCGTGCGATTGCCCACATGCCGGACTATGCCGAACGCATGGCGCGGTCGAAGCTGGCCATCGACAAGGCGCGCGAAGCCGGGATCCCGATTGTCTTCATCAAGGAGGTCCACCGCGCCGATCTGATCGACATGGGCCGTGAAACCGATGGTGACGAGGATATTCATTGCCTCGACAACAATCCGCTGACCGAATTTGCCGAAGAGGAACTGGGCATGCTGCCCGATGACTACCGCATTGCGAAACGGCGCTATTCCGCCTTTTACGGGACGGATCTGGAGATCCTGCTGAAGGGGCTGAAGGCCGATACACTTATCCTTGTCGGTGGTCTGACGGATGTCTGCGTGCATTACACATTCGTGGACGCCCATCAGGGTGACTATTTCTGCCGTGTGATCGAGGATTGCGTGGCGGGTTCCAGTCTCGAAGCCCATCAGGCATCTCTGAAGGCGATGGAATATCTGCAGCATGGCGCGGTGCGCAGTCTGGACGAGGTCCTGTCCGCAATGCAGGCCCAGGCGGAAAGCCATGCAGCCTGA
- a CDS encoding ABC transporter permease, producing METERSFLEYLHSFSETRSPINFMLIYDNLDRFFDGALVTLQLTFLALLVGGLIAVPLAIARAYRKPFLNPIIRAYTYVFCGTPLLVQVYLFYFGLGQFQSVQESFLWDRVLSSPWWCVLIAFTLNTAAYTTEFLRGAIETTPHGEIEAAKACGMSPVTRMRIVVLPNAFRRALPAYSNEVIFTLHGSVIASTVTLQDLLGVGRWLNGRYYLAYEGFLTAMLFYMAIVFLISFAFRLAERKFLGHLRPRETPKPKTAPALA from the coding sequence ATGGAAACCGAACGCAGCTTCCTGGAATATCTGCACAGCTTCAGCGAGACCCGCTCTCCGATCAACTTCATGCTGATCTATGACAATCTGGATCGCTTTTTCGATGGCGCTCTGGTCACCCTGCAACTGACCTTCCTGGCCTTGCTTGTCGGCGGTCTGATCGCCGTTCCGCTGGCCATCGCAAGGGCTTATCGCAAGCCATTTCTGAACCCGATCATCCGCGCCTATACCTATGTCTTCTGCGGAACGCCGCTGCTGGTGCAGGTCTATCTGTTCTATTTCGGTCTGGGCCAGTTCCAGTCGGTGCAGGAAAGCTTTCTCTGGGACCGGGTTCTCAGCAGCCCCTGGTGGTGCGTTCTGATCGCCTTCACGCTGAATACGGCGGCCTATACCACCGAATTCCTGCGTGGCGCGATCGAAACCACACCGCACGGAGAGATCGAGGCCGCCAAGGCCTGCGGCATGTCCCCCGTCACGCGGATGCGGATCGTCGTGCTGCCCAATGCGTTCCGGCGCGCCCTGCCGGCCTATTCGAATGAGGTCATCTTCACGCTGCATGGCTCGGTCATCGCCAGCACGGTCACCCTGCAGGATCTGCTGGGCGTCGGGCGCTGGCTGAATGGGCGCTATTATCTGGCCTATGAAGGTTTCCTGACCGCGATGCTGTTCTACATGGCCATCGTCTTCCTGATCTCCTTCGCGTTCCGGCTGGCCGAAAGGAAATTCCTTGGCCATCTGCGCCCGCGCGAGACCCCCAAACCCAAGACCGCCCCCGCGCTGGCCTGA
- a CDS encoding ABC transporter permease, protein MDVIFEYRQILIEGTLVTISLAILSLLLSVVLGLIGAFAKLSPSRAIRRAGNAYTTFVRSVPDLVLMMLIFFGGQTFVTQIGAVTGLWGYVEINQFVAGVVTLGFIFGAYMSETFRGAILAIPRGQIEAAMAVGMAPWQIFRIVTWPQMVRFALPSFTNNWLVLVKSTALVSVIGLHDLVWNAFSAGRSTHQLFSFMITVMVIYLVITGISDLLLRRIDRKYSAGVRRA, encoded by the coding sequence ATGGATGTGATTTTCGAGTACAGACAGATATTGATCGAGGGCACGCTGGTCACGATCTCGCTGGCGATCCTGTCTCTGCTGTTATCCGTTGTGCTGGGGCTGATAGGTGCCTTTGCCAAACTGTCGCCGTCGCGTGCAATTCGGCGGGCGGGCAATGCCTATACCACCTTTGTGCGCAGCGTGCCTGATCTTGTGCTGATGATGCTGATCTTCTTTGGCGGTCAGACATTCGTGACGCAGATCGGCGCGGTCACCGGTCTTTGGGGCTATGTCGAGATCAACCAGTTCGTCGCCGGGGTGGTGACGCTGGGGTTCATCTTTGGCGCCTATATGTCCGAGACATTTCGTGGCGCGATCCTCGCAATCCCGCGCGGGCAGATCGAGGCGGCCATGGCGGTGGGCATGGCACCCTGGCAGATCTTTCGCATCGTGACATGGCCGCAAATGGTGCGTTTTGCCCTGCCAAGTTTCACCAACAACTGGCTGGTGCTGGTAAAGTCGACGGCCCTCGTTTCGGTCATCGGCCTGCATGATCTGGTCTGGAATGCCTTTTCCGCAGGCCGGTCAACACATCAGCTGTTCAGCTTCATGATCACCGTCATGGTCATCTATCTGGTCATCACCGGCATTTCCGATCTGCTCTTGCGCAGGATCGACCGGAAATATTCGGCCGGCGTGAGGAGAGCCTAG
- a CDS encoding transporter substrate-binding domain-containing protein: MKQKIVATAFAAMTLMGGMASAEVLRIGVEGAYPPFSQKEADGTLTGFDIDIALALCAQMDRECELVEQEWDGMIPALIARKYDAIVASLSITEDRKKQVDFSEKYYFTPSRFIAKEGADFELTPEGTKGLKIGVLRGTTLQCHVEKAFPDADLRLYNTQEDVFADLATGRLDLQLNNTLGAMDGFLNTEQGEGFAFYGDDVDDPECLGEGMGIAVRKGDPLADEFSAAIRAIREDGTYAGINDKYFDVDIYGK, encoded by the coding sequence ATGAAACAGAAAATCGTTGCAACCGCCTTTGCCGCCATGACGCTGATGGGGGGCATGGCTTCGGCCGAGGTCCTGCGCATCGGCGTCGAGGGCGCCTATCCGCCCTTTTCACAGAAGGAGGCCGATGGAACGCTGACGGGCTTTGACATTGATATCGCCCTGGCGCTCTGCGCCCAGATGGATCGCGAATGCGAATTGGTCGAGCAGGAATGGGACGGGATGATCCCGGCGCTGATCGCCCGGAAATATGATGCCATCGTGGCGTCCCTGTCGATCACCGAGGACCGCAAGAAGCAGGTCGATTTTTCCGAGAAATACTACTTTACCCCCTCGCGCTTCATCGCGAAGGAAGGTGCGGACTTCGAATTGACGCCCGAGGGAACCAAGGGGCTGAAGATCGGCGTGTTGCGCGGTACCACTCTGCAATGCCATGTCGAAAAGGCTTTTCCCGATGCGGATCTGCGCCTTTACAACACGCAAGAGGATGTCTTTGCCGACCTTGCCACCGGGCGGCTGGATCTGCAGCTGAACAACACGCTTGGCGCGATGGACGGTTTCCTGAACACCGAACAGGGCGAGGGTTTCGCCTTCTATGGCGATGATGTGGATGATCCGGAATGTCTTGGCGAAGGCATGGGCATCGCCGTGCGCAAGGGTGATCCGCTGGCCGATGAGTTCAGCGCCGCGATCAGGGCCATTCGCGAAGATGGCACCTATGCCGGGATCAACGACAAGTATTTCGACGTCGATATCTACGGCAAGTGA
- a CDS encoding ABC transporter ATP-binding protein, translated as MAQITFSADPNASLSVTDLHKSFGTVEVLKGVSLKAREGDVISLLGSSGSGKSTFLRCINLLETPTSGQILVHGEEIRMKKDRHGDSSPADPRQVERIRARLAMVFQSFNLWSHMTVLENVIAGPIHVLKQPRAEAIEHAKEMLARVGMYERRDYYPTHISGGQQQRAAIARALAMKPEVMLFDEPTSALDPELVGEVLKVIRSLAEEGRTMIVVTHEMGFARDVSSEVIFLHQGLIEEQGDPDRMFTAPETTRFREFLSNTRQ; from the coding sequence ATGGCCCAGATCACGTTCTCCGCCGACCCGAACGCGTCGCTTAGCGTGACGGATTTGCACAAGTCATTCGGGACGGTGGAAGTGCTGAAAGGGGTCTCGCTGAAGGCGCGGGAAGGCGATGTGATCTCATTGCTGGGGTCGTCGGGTTCGGGGAAAAGCACCTTTCTGCGTTGCATCAACCTGCTTGAGACGCCGACATCGGGCCAGATCCTGGTGCATGGCGAAGAGATCAGGATGAAGAAGGATCGCCATGGTGATTCCAGCCCTGCGGATCCACGCCAGGTCGAGCGGATCCGCGCGCGTCTGGCCATGGTGTTCCAGTCCTTCAACCTGTGGTCGCATATGACCGTACTGGAAAATGTCATCGCGGGGCCGATACATGTTCTGAAACAGCCGCGCGCCGAGGCGATCGAACATGCCAAGGAAATGCTGGCGCGGGTCGGCATGTATGAGCGCCGCGACTATTATCCCACACATATTTCGGGCGGCCAGCAGCAGCGCGCGGCAATCGCCCGTGCGCTGGCGATGAAGCCGGAGGTCATGCTGTTTGACGAGCCGACCTCGGCGCTGGACCCCGAACTTGTCGGCGAGGTTCTCAAGGTGATCCGCTCGCTGGCCGAGGAAGGCCGGACGATGATCGTGGTGACCCATGAAATGGGTTTTGCGCGCGATGTTTCTTCCGAGGTGATCTTTCTGCACCAGGGGCTGATCGAAGAGCAGGGCGACCCCGACCGCATGTTCACCGCGCCGGAAACGACCCGCTTCCGGGAGTTCCTGTCGAACACGCGCCAGTGA